In Acidobacteriota bacterium, the genomic window CCGGAGCTGTCGATTGCCATTCGGGCTGCTGCCATGGCGAGGCGGGAAGACTGATTCATCCGGCGGAGTCTGGCGGGACTGATGAAGTCTCGGGCAGAGAAGTCCGAAATGATTCCCGCGCATGACGAGCGTAGCGAGCTCGTATCGAATCGCTCGGGTGGAATCGGAGATATGGCGGTGTGTCCTGATTTCAGCAGCTCGAAAAATGCGTCGACTCCGGTCGCCCCGGGGGCAACGATACCCAGGCTTCGAATCGGGACCGTTCTGTCAGCCGGCATCCGTCCCCTGTACGCGACCGAAGAGCAGTGTCACGTTGCTGCCGCCGAATCCGAAGGTATTCGAGATGGCGCGATCGATGCGCATCGGCCGGGCGCTTCCCTCGATGTAGTCGAGCGGACACTCGGCGTCTCTCTGCGACCAGCGGAGAGTCGCCGGAGCCGTCTGCTCGAGCAGGGACATGACGGTGACGACCGCCTCGACTCCCCCTGCCGCGCCGAGGGTGTGGCCGAAGAACGATTTTGTGGACGAGACCGGGATCGCGGCTCCGAGCGCCGCGGTGATGCCGCAGGATTCCGCGGGATCGTTCAGTGGAGTTCCCGTTCCGTGCGCGTTGACGTAGTCGACCGCTTCGGGGGCGGTTCGGCCGTCTCTGAGCGCGGCGCGGATTGCGCTGGCTGCGCCTCGGCCATCGGCGGGGGGCGCGGTCGCGTGATGGGCGTCGCACGAGGCACCGTAGCCGAGAAGCTCGGCGAGAATCGTGGCACCTCGTTTTTCCGCCTCATTCCAGTCTTCGAGGAAGAGGAAGCCGGCGCCTTCCCCGAGTGTGATTCCGGCGCGCCGCGAGTCGAACGGCTTGCAGGGGGTCGGGTCGACGGCCTGAAGCACATTGAAGCCGCTGTAGGTGAGGCGGCAGAGCGCATCGGTTCCGCCGGCAATGGCAGCGACGGTACGGCCGGAACGGATCATGTCGGCTGCGAAGCCGATCGAAGCACCTCCCGAAGCGCATGCGGTAGCGTTCGAAGCGACGCCGCCAGCGAGTCCCAGCGCTGAGGCGATTGCGTCGGCGGGCCCCGAGGTCGGCTGCTGCAGGACTTTCGTCAGGGGCGCGGTGCGGTTTCCTCGTTTTCGTCGCGCGGTGTACCACGCTTCTCCCTCCAGAAGCCCGCCGGTCGAGGAACCCACCGACACGAGCACGGCGTCGGGGAGGACGGGTTGGCCCGCCGAGCTCGCATGCTCGAGCGCCTGCTTCGCCGCGATGATGCCGAGCTTGTCCGAGCGGGAGAGTCTCCGGTCGATCTCCCTTCCAAGGGCGGTCTCGAGCTCTCCCTCGACTTCGGCGGAGACATCGGTGGGGAAGGTTTCACCGGGAAATCGGGAGAGCTGGCCGAAACCGCCGGAGGATTCGCGAATCGACTGCCACACCTCTTCCCGGTTGCGTCCGATCGAACAGATGATGCCGAGGCCGGTGACCGCGACACGCCGCGAGAGATCGGGGATTCTCACGGGGATCCTCCGGGAGGGCTGAGGGTGAGTGTGGCCGAGGCGATCTGCACATCGTCGATCATAGCGGTCGCTTCGAAACGATGGAGATTTCCGAGCGAGGTCAGAGCCTTCACCCGGAGAGCCACGCAATCACCGATCACGGGGGGCTGTTCGACCGAATACCGGTCGATCGCGACGAGCTGGCCGGGCAGAGCATCGGCTCCGAAGGCCATCCGTCCGGCAGCCTGGGCCATCGCCTCGACGAGCCAGAAGTCGGGCGAGAAATCCCGGCCGGCGTCATTGGCCGAGATGAGGGAGCCGGCGGTGACCGAGTCTTCTTCCGGGGAGCCGATCGAGGAGACCGCTCGGAACGGAATCTGGTGAGGAAGCTCCTTTTGCCAGCTGGTCAACCGGCCTTTTCCGTTTGCGGCCGCCGCTCTTCGACGAAGTCCGCCAGTGTGGCAATCGACCGGAAGTGCTGTCTGGCCGATTCCTCGTTACGGATCTTGATCCCGAACTCGCTTTCGAGCATGACGACGATTTCGAGCGCATCGATCGAATCGAGCTCGAGTCCTCCCGCGAAGAGAGGCTCATCGTCTTCGATGTCGTCTGCTGAAAGATCCTCGAAGTTCAGGCGCTCGACGAGCTGCTCTTTGAGCTTTCGTCTGAGTTGTTCGTTGGTCAAATCTGTCCCTCCGACTGTGATGTCAGATGTGCCGTGGGTAGTGTATTCCACGGAATTCTGGGGGCAATGACGCCCAGCCACCCCTGAATGCGAACGAGGGCGTAAAAAATGCCCAGTCTCCAGCGTGCGACATTTCTTTCGAAGGCATTTCCAGCGAGCAGGCCGATCACGACTTCGACCAGCCCGAAAGTCTCCTTCGGGTTGAGGAAGACCTCGACGAACTCTCGGCGGTAGAAGTGGCGGATGATGACGAGGTATCGGCCGAGCGCCGTTCGCATCTTTCGCTGGTATCGCTTCAGCCCCCGCGTCGAGCCGGTTCGGAGGCGTCTGTCGACGGCATCGGCGGCGATCTCGGCAGATTTCATGGCGATGAAGACACCGGTCGAGAAGATCGGATCGATGAACCCGGCGGCGTCCCCGACGACCACCCAGTTGTCCCCGTGCATGGTCTTCATCCGATAGGAGAAATCCTTGCGCGCGTGGATCTCGCTGACTCGCTCCGCATTTCCGAGGCGATCGGCCAGGTACGGAGTCGCGCGAATCGTCTCCTCGAGGATCTCGGCGGGCTTCATGTTCGCCCGGACGAAGGCATCCCGGTCGACGACCAGCCCGAAGCTCGTCGTTTCGCGGTCGATCGGTATCAGCCAGGACCAGCCATTCTGAAGGACCGTGATCACGATGTTGCCGGCGTCGCGACCCTCTCCGCCCGGGACCACTCCCTTGTAGTGGGCGA contains:
- a CDS encoding tryptophan 7-halogenase, whose product is MTDRAPFDVAVVGAGPAGSTAASFLREKGLSVMLIERASFPRFQIGESLLPYNNDVFEKLGVWDKVLEGDFVEKYGAEFNTGCKRVSQKFRFSTYLPDKYHMAFQVRRSSFDQMLLDTAVERGAELLEGWTVTSVDLDDPERVRLEATRSGEKKTFDARFLVDATGADGILARISPDRTDRTELRKIAIFAHYKGVVPGGEGRDAGNIVITVLQNGWSWLIPIDRETTSFGLVVDRDAFVRANMKPAEILEETIRATPYLADRLGNAERVSEIHARKDFSYRMKTMHGDNWVVVGDAAGFIDPIFSTGVFIAMKSAEIAADAVDRRLRTGSTRGLKRYQRKMRTALGRYLVIIRHFYRREFVEVFLNPKETFGLVEVVIGLLAGNAFERNVARWRLGIFYALVRIQGWLGVIAPRIPWNTLPTAHLTSQSEGQI
- a CDS encoding beta-ketoacyl-[acyl-carrier-protein] synthase family protein; amino-acid sequence: MRIPDLSRRVAVTGLGIICSIGRNREEVWQSIRESSGGFGQLSRFPGETFPTDVSAEVEGELETALGREIDRRLSRSDKLGIIAAKQALEHASSAGQPVLPDAVLVSVGSSTGGLLEGEAWYTARRKRGNRTAPLTKVLQQPTSGPADAIASALGLAGGVASNATACASGGASIGFAADMIRSGRTVAAIAGGTDALCRLTYSGFNVLQAVDPTPCKPFDSRRAGITLGEGAGFLFLEDWNEAEKRGATILAELLGYGASCDAHHATAPPADGRGAASAIRAALRDGRTAPEAVDYVNAHGTGTPLNDPAESCGITAALGAAIPVSSTKSFFGHTLGAAGGVEAVVTVMSLLEQTAPATLRWSQRDAECPLDYIEGSARPMRIDRAISNTFGFGGSNVTLLFGRVQGTDAG
- a CDS encoding acyl carrier protein — its product is MTNEQLRRKLKEQLVERLNFEDLSADDIEDDEPLFAGGLELDSIDALEIVVMLESEFGIKIRNEESARQHFRSIATLADFVEERRPQTEKAG